In Oxyura jamaicensis isolate SHBP4307 breed ruddy duck chromosome 20, BPBGC_Ojam_1.0, whole genome shotgun sequence, the following are encoded in one genomic region:
- the PPP1R3D gene encoding protein phosphatase 1 regulatory subunit 3D, protein MEVRGPRRNPSYLSDLYENMLRAQGAPGRGQQQPQAARSSSSTCVLSTLSKGGPQTNQLQSSASSSCDPALRPIIRRRARSLPTTPERRKRAAVQCQVPRCQSRMNRVRFADALGLELTEVKVFQTGEDPSIPLHVLSRLSINSDLWYSSSDLEFTMQCLVPDFQQPADCMDFSTRLQEQQVCLERVTSSDLGLSGTIQVHNVAFEKQVSVRYTFNQWKSLHEVAAHWHSSIPEKSGQGQVDVFTFFLPVPPFLLQLSSVVQFAARYQVNGQEYWDNNRGKNYSLTCRTHPLKMPRECEESWIHFI, encoded by the coding sequence ATGGAGGTGCGAGGCCCTCGGAGGAACCCCAGCTACCTCTCCGATCTGTACGAGAACATGCTGCGGGCTCAGGGAGCACCGGGacgagggcagcagcagccccaggcagcgcgcagcagcagcagcacgtgtGTGCTGAGCACCCTGTCCAAGGGGGGCCCTCAGACAAACCAGCTTCAGAGCagtgcttccagcagctgcGATCCAGCGTTACGGCCCATCATACGCCGTCGAGCGAGATCTTTGCCTACAACACCTGAAAGGAGGAAGCGAGCAGCGGTGCAGTGCCAAGTTCCCAGGTGCCAGAGCCGTATGAACAGGGTGAGGTTTGCTGATGCTCTGGGTTTGGAGCTCACCGAAGTGAAAGTCTTCCAGACTGGGGAGGATCCATCCATCCCCTTGCATGTCCTTTCCAGGCTGTCCATAAACTCAGACCTCTGGTACAGCAGCTCAGACTTGGAGTTCACCATGCAGTGTTTAGTCCCTGActtccagcagcctgcagaCTGCATGGATTTCTCCACCCGACTTCAGGAGCAGCAGGTGTGTCTTGAACGAGTGACCAGTTCAGATCTGGGGCTCAGTGGCACCATCCAAGTTCACAATGTTGCTTTTGAGAAGCAGGTGTCTGTGCGGTACACCTTCAACCAGTGGAAGAGCCTCCATGAAGTGGCTGCTCATTGGCACAGTAGCATCCCTGAGAAAAGCGGGCAGGGTCAGGTTGATGTTTTCACATTCTTTCTCCCCGTgccccctttcctcctccagctgtctTCAGTAGTCCAGTTTGCAGCAAGGTACCAAGTCAACGGGCAGGAGTATTGGGATAACAACAGGGGCAAAAACTACAGTCTGACTTGCCGGACTCACCCCCTCAAGATGCCTAGAGAATGTGAGGAGAGCTGGATCCACTTCATCTGA
- the FAM217B gene encoding protein FAM217B isoform X1, with translation MGPGIQEHPLLLHRKTQKKEIQINENHKGMVNNGKSHPSTKGLKKPVSHMKLTPGTLGKNVSSANEKTSYDTQYGNQPSTFKKGRNQLDDNAQSKRITSVCTSLPRVQGSKKSLPEAKQSESLVHRIPPAIKGSTQGSFYKVKDVPVQHFYCRKKEQLEKNHEEHVAEAGPCSSKWQGASAGEMFLDFQSVQIIKEDAEDDSASDLSDSERIPIPPSPCTPPELILRAEEIDPGCLEHVPDTGFKESEYYYPDFLPPPFNSWDLKQLAIFVNVEGKSEFRPKPTGFLEKYIDRLLQLEWLQMQTVQNEKVKAAKARPQTAPSAIRTLKSPGKCKALFSPLPNKQLAPQESVTKLPACYSGHRGDLYCEESRQFCSHPGHLKLSERIGYAMSSQRQSGEVRSELKKTTAKQQLLNIQPPENNSKIQNAGNIRPPRQASVFHGSAAPMKGVKTYACTNPKKNGSANNYVPSKKPTGDRKIKTNGMKPTSHKFK, from the exons ATGGGACCAGGCATTCAAGAGCATCCTTTATTACTGCacagaaagacacagaaaaaggaaatccaAATCAATGAAAACCACAAAGGAATGGTAAa TAATGGAAAAAGCCATCCAAGCACCAAAGGACTAAAGAAACCAGTTTCTCACATGAAACTGACTCCTGGAACATTAGGGAAAAATGTATCAAGTGCCAATGAAAAG ACTTCCTACGATACTCAGTATGGCAACCAACCAAGTACTTTTAAGAAGGGAAGAAACCAACTGGATGACAATGCTCAGTCAAAACG gatcACGAGTGTTTGCACATCACTTCCCAGAGTACAAGGATCAAAGAAGAGTCTcccagaagcaaagcaaagtgaATCTTTAGTGCACAGGATCCCTCCTGCCATAAAAGGCAGCACACAGGGTAGCTTCTATAAGGTTAAAGATGTGCCAGtacaacatttttattgcagaaaaaaagaacaattggAAAAGAACCATGAAGAACATGTTGCTGAAGCTGGTCCATGCTCCTCTAAATGGCAAGGAGCATCTGCAGGTGAAATGTTTCTTGATTTTCAGTCAGTACAAATTATTAAAGAAGATGCTGAAGATGATAGTGCCAGTGATCTCTCTGATTCAGAAAGGATTCCCATTCCTCCATCTCCCTGCACACCACCAGAACTCATACTCAGAGCTGAGGAAATTGATCCAGGTTGTTTGGAGCATGTGCCTGATACAGGTTTTAAAGAATCAGAATATTACTACCCAGACTTCCTGCCACCCCCTTTCAACTCATGGGACTTGAAACAACTGGCCATCTTTGTCAATGTAGAGGGTAAATCTGAATTTCGACCAAAGCCAACGGGATTTCTTGAGAAATACATTGATCGCCTTTTGCAGCTGGAATGGCTGCAAATGCAGACTGTACAGAACGAGAAGGTAAAGGCAGCCAAAGCCAGACCACAGACTGCTCCCAGTGCCATACGTACCCTAAAAAGCCCTGGCAAATGCAAAGCATTGTTCAGCCCATTGCCTAACAAGCAACTGGCTCCCCAGGAAAGTGTTACAAAACTCCCTGCATGCTATTCAGGTCACAGGGGAGATCTATACTGTGAAGAAAGTCGACAGTTCTGTTCACATCCAGGTCACCTGAAACTATCTGAGAGAATAGGATATGCAATGTCTTCTCAGAGACAATCAGGTGAAGTAAGAagtgaactgaaaaaaacaactgcaaagcAACAGCTTCTCAATATTCAGCCACCAGAGAACAATTCTAAAATTCAAAATGCTGGTAACATCAGACCCCCTAGGCAAGCATCCGTATTCCATGGTTCAGCTGCTCCCATGAAAGGCGTAAAAACATATGCATGTACAAACCCAAAGAAAAATGGCAGTGCTAACAATTACGTTCCTTCTAAAAAACCAACAGGggacaggaaaattaaaacaaatggcaTGAAGCCAACATCACacaaatttaaatga
- the FAM217B gene encoding protein FAM217B isoform X2, which translates to MKTTKECNGKSHPSTKGLKKPVSHMKLTPGTLGKNVSSANEKTSYDTQYGNQPSTFKKGRNQLDDNAQSKRITSVCTSLPRVQGSKKSLPEAKQSESLVHRIPPAIKGSTQGSFYKVKDVPVQHFYCRKKEQLEKNHEEHVAEAGPCSSKWQGASAGEMFLDFQSVQIIKEDAEDDSASDLSDSERIPIPPSPCTPPELILRAEEIDPGCLEHVPDTGFKESEYYYPDFLPPPFNSWDLKQLAIFVNVEGKSEFRPKPTGFLEKYIDRLLQLEWLQMQTVQNEKVKAAKARPQTAPSAIRTLKSPGKCKALFSPLPNKQLAPQESVTKLPACYSGHRGDLYCEESRQFCSHPGHLKLSERIGYAMSSQRQSGEVRSELKKTTAKQQLLNIQPPENNSKIQNAGNIRPPRQASVFHGSAAPMKGVKTYACTNPKKNGSANNYVPSKKPTGDRKIKTNGMKPTSHKFK; encoded by the exons ATGAAAACCACAAAGGAATG TAATGGAAAAAGCCATCCAAGCACCAAAGGACTAAAGAAACCAGTTTCTCACATGAAACTGACTCCTGGAACATTAGGGAAAAATGTATCAAGTGCCAATGAAAAG ACTTCCTACGATACTCAGTATGGCAACCAACCAAGTACTTTTAAGAAGGGAAGAAACCAACTGGATGACAATGCTCAGTCAAAACG gatcACGAGTGTTTGCACATCACTTCCCAGAGTACAAGGATCAAAGAAGAGTCTcccagaagcaaagcaaagtgaATCTTTAGTGCACAGGATCCCTCCTGCCATAAAAGGCAGCACACAGGGTAGCTTCTATAAGGTTAAAGATGTGCCAGtacaacatttttattgcagaaaaaaagaacaattggAAAAGAACCATGAAGAACATGTTGCTGAAGCTGGTCCATGCTCCTCTAAATGGCAAGGAGCATCTGCAGGTGAAATGTTTCTTGATTTTCAGTCAGTACAAATTATTAAAGAAGATGCTGAAGATGATAGTGCCAGTGATCTCTCTGATTCAGAAAGGATTCCCATTCCTCCATCTCCCTGCACACCACCAGAACTCATACTCAGAGCTGAGGAAATTGATCCAGGTTGTTTGGAGCATGTGCCTGATACAGGTTTTAAAGAATCAGAATATTACTACCCAGACTTCCTGCCACCCCCTTTCAACTCATGGGACTTGAAACAACTGGCCATCTTTGTCAATGTAGAGGGTAAATCTGAATTTCGACCAAAGCCAACGGGATTTCTTGAGAAATACATTGATCGCCTTTTGCAGCTGGAATGGCTGCAAATGCAGACTGTACAGAACGAGAAGGTAAAGGCAGCCAAAGCCAGACCACAGACTGCTCCCAGTGCCATACGTACCCTAAAAAGCCCTGGCAAATGCAAAGCATTGTTCAGCCCATTGCCTAACAAGCAACTGGCTCCCCAGGAAAGTGTTACAAAACTCCCTGCATGCTATTCAGGTCACAGGGGAGATCTATACTGTGAAGAAAGTCGACAGTTCTGTTCACATCCAGGTCACCTGAAACTATCTGAGAGAATAGGATATGCAATGTCTTCTCAGAGACAATCAGGTGAAGTAAGAagtgaactgaaaaaaacaactgcaaagcAACAGCTTCTCAATATTCAGCCACCAGAGAACAATTCTAAAATTCAAAATGCTGGTAACATCAGACCCCCTAGGCAAGCATCCGTATTCCATGGTTCAGCTGCTCCCATGAAAGGCGTAAAAACATATGCATGTACAAACCCAAAGAAAAATGGCAGTGCTAACAATTACGTTCCTTCTAAAAAACCAACAGGggacaggaaaattaaaacaaatggcaTGAAGCCAACATCACacaaatttaaatga